The following coding sequences lie in one SAR202 cluster bacterium genomic window:
- the speD gene encoding adenosylmethionine decarboxylase, with protein MNALGTHLLLELRSCDAQLLDNYEFIKQAMLEAALKAGATIIGQTFHKFHPIGVTGVVAISESHMSIHTWPEYGYAAVDVFTCGEAFNPHVAAQILVERLQCKLPSTTEVKRGIGVASTLAMAAAS; from the coding sequence TTGAACGCACTTGGGACACATCTTCTGCTTGAGCTCAGAAGCTGTGATGCTCAGTTGCTAGACAACTACGAGTTCATCAAGCAAGCAATGCTCGAAGCCGCACTGAAGGCCGGGGCCACGATAATTGGCCAGACATTCCACAAGTTTCATCCGATCGGCGTGACGGGCGTGGTTGCGATCTCCGAATCGCACATGTCCATTCACACGTGGCCGGAATACGGCTACGCAGCCGTCGACGTGTTCACTTGCGGGGAGGCATTCAACCCGCACGTAGCGGCGCAGATACTCGTCGAAAGGCTTCAGTGCAAGCTGCCGTCAACCACGGAGGTCAAGCGCGGGATAGGCGTGGCCTCCACACTGGCGATGGCTGCCGCCTCATGA